Proteins from one candidate division KSB1 bacterium genomic window:
- the menD gene encoding 2-succinyl-5-enolpyruvyl-6-hydroxy-3-cyclohexene-1-carboxylic-acid synthase, producing MTTAENLNLFWASLIVEELVRLGIRLFCISPGSRSAPLAVAVARHPEAEAVIAHDERGAAYLAVGYAKACGKPAAVIATSGTAGANYLPAVVEASEDWTPLLVLTADRPPELQDVGANQTIRQGQLFGEFVRQRLTLPCPDEKISPDFLLSSLDWAVAAAVEKSGPVHINIMFREPLAPKPTPFSFPTSPAFSRWQQDRNPFTVYTRPPDTGRETARQILPLLQNASHPLLIIGRRPPYHDWKAVADLITALQWPTHIDVLHPLRFAELDAPLVDERRLLAERPPIDCALHLGGPFLSKQLHTALEANPPQCFVHIDEFPRRTDPGHWVTHRFNAAPETVARALAEQLPRRSSLGKTVEWNKEWFSAELCEPAAAFWISRLLPDEHGLFLGNSMPVRDMHWFAARGRKPRPVGGNRGVSGIDGTVAAAVGFARGLAAPTTLLIGDLALLHDLNSLLLAARSPSPMTIVVVNNNGGGIFAFLPIADYAEYNDYFQTPHGLRFKKTAELFGLDYEQPQSVEAFKAAFQRALTSGRSTLIEVVSDPRENLQAHRKIEEAIRQSRGNNS from the coding sequence ATGACTACCGCTGAAAACCTTAACCTCTTTTGGGCTTCTTTAATCGTCGAGGAACTGGTTCGGCTGGGTATCCGGCTGTTCTGCATTTCTCCCGGCTCGCGTTCGGCACCTTTGGCAGTCGCGGTTGCCCGTCATCCTGAGGCCGAAGCGGTCATTGCCCACGACGAACGCGGCGCGGCCTATTTGGCCGTCGGTTATGCCAAGGCCTGCGGCAAACCGGCCGCGGTGATCGCCACGTCGGGCACTGCAGGCGCCAATTATCTGCCGGCTGTCGTTGAGGCCTCGGAGGATTGGACGCCGCTGCTCGTACTTACGGCCGATCGTCCGCCGGAACTGCAGGACGTCGGCGCCAATCAGACCATCCGTCAAGGACAGCTTTTTGGAGAATTCGTCCGGCAGAGACTCACCCTACCCTGCCCTGATGAAAAAATATCGCCCGATTTTCTTTTGTCATCGCTCGATTGGGCGGTTGCGGCGGCCGTCGAGAAATCCGGTCCCGTGCACATCAACATAATGTTTCGCGAGCCGTTGGCGCCGAAACCGACGCCGTTTTCTTTTCCGACTTCACCGGCATTTTCCCGTTGGCAGCAGGACCGCAACCCTTTTACCGTTTACACCCGCCCTCCTGATACGGGACGAGAAACCGCACGGCAGATTCTGCCCCTGCTGCAAAATGCATCCCATCCGCTGCTCATCATCGGCCGTCGGCCGCCCTATCATGATTGGAAAGCAGTCGCCGACTTGATCACCGCCCTGCAATGGCCGACTCACATCGACGTACTCCATCCTCTTCGCTTTGCCGAGCTCGATGCGCCCTTGGTCGACGAACGCCGATTGCTCGCCGAACGGCCGCCGATCGACTGTGCTCTGCACCTAGGCGGGCCTTTCTTGTCGAAGCAGCTCCATACGGCTCTGGAGGCCAATCCGCCGCAATGCTTCGTCCACATCGACGAGTTTCCGCGCCGAACCGATCCGGGACATTGGGTGACGCATCGTTTCAATGCTGCCCCGGAGACCGTTGCCCGTGCTTTGGCGGAACAGCTGCCGCGTCGCTCATCGCTCGGCAAGACCGTTGAGTGGAATAAAGAGTGGTTCTCTGCCGAGCTTTGCGAACCGGCCGCGGCGTTTTGGATTTCCCGACTTCTTCCGGATGAGCACGGCCTATTTTTGGGCAACAGCATGCCGGTGCGCGACATGCATTGGTTTGCCGCCCGCGGCAGGAAACCTCGCCCCGTCGGCGGCAACCGCGGCGTCAGCGGCATCGACGGCACCGTCGCTGCTGCCGTCGGCTTTGCCCGCGGTCTCGCGGCGCCGACCACTCTGTTGATTGGAGACTTGGCCCTGCTGCACGATCTCAATTCTCTCCTGCTTGCCGCACGTTCCCCTTCTCCGATGACTATTGTCGTGGTCAACAATAATGGCGGCGGCATCTTTGCTTTTCTGCCTATAGCCGACTATGCTGAATACAATGATTATTTCCAGACACCGCACGGTCTGCGGTTCAAAAAGACCGCCGAGCTGTTCGGCCTGGATTATGAACAACCGCAGAGCGTCGAAGCATTTAAGGCCGCCTTTCAGCGCGCCTTAACAAGCGGTCGTTCGACGCTCATCGAGGTTGTCAGCGATCCTCGAGAAAACCTTCAGGCGCACCGCAAAATCGAAGAAGCAATCCGTCAAA
- a CDS encoding isochorismate synthase produces the protein MTFTDLGTELLEQLKKKLMRPNRSGLSIGRVEVPVEGLDLLHFLNGQKAAARIFWSKRDQSERIAAIGAVHHLISNSPKIFQTIHHRLATADDGVRYFGGMRFDPSRPMEEIWQPFAKYHFILPRFELVSHADGERLAMNFLLSPDTDSTQLYRDCRREVEEWLLPPQPFAETALPAVMEHSEIPNREAWEIMVNSALDAIRKGDLIKIVLAGKTMLRLEKSVSPWLLLDYLLKKNGRTFHFALQFNPRSAFIGMSPECLFERRDSTIFTEAVAATRPRGFSDEEDERLALEMRASDKDQREHRLVQKMILEKLTPLCRHIEQVTTEQVVKLTHVQHLVSEFSAELRKEVTDGHLILALHPTPAVGGLPGRQAIDAIAQLEPFDRGWYAAPLGWISRREAEFAVAIRSALVYGDRLEVYAGSGIVEGSDPQKEWDEKRNKTKNFMQLFGLE, from the coding sequence ATGACCTTTACGGATCTTGGAACCGAGCTGCTTGAACAGTTGAAAAAAAAGCTGATGCGCCCAAACCGTTCGGGGTTGTCCATCGGCAGAGTGGAGGTACCGGTCGAGGGGCTCGATCTTTTGCATTTTCTGAACGGTCAAAAAGCTGCCGCGCGGATCTTTTGGTCCAAGCGCGATCAAAGCGAACGCATAGCCGCAATTGGCGCAGTCCATCACCTGATATCCAACTCTCCCAAGATCTTTCAGACGATTCACCACCGCCTGGCTACGGCTGATGACGGAGTGCGCTATTTCGGCGGCATGCGCTTCGATCCCTCACGACCAATGGAGGAAATCTGGCAACCCTTCGCCAAATATCACTTTATCCTCCCCCGTTTCGAGCTGGTCAGCCATGCCGACGGCGAACGACTCGCCATGAACTTTCTTCTTTCGCCGGATACCGATTCTACCCAACTCTATAGAGACTGCAGGCGCGAAGTCGAAGAATGGCTGCTGCCCCCGCAGCCCTTTGCAGAGACAGCCTTACCGGCCGTGATGGAGCACAGCGAAATACCGAACCGCGAAGCTTGGGAAATAATGGTCAACTCCGCTCTGGATGCCATCCGCAAAGGCGATCTCATAAAGATTGTCTTGGCCGGAAAAACCATGCTGCGCTTGGAGAAAAGCGTTAGTCCATGGTTGTTATTGGACTATCTGCTGAAAAAGAACGGACGCACCTTTCACTTTGCTTTGCAGTTCAATCCCCGCAGCGCTTTTATCGGCATGTCGCCCGAGTGCCTTTTTGAGCGGCGAGATTCGACGATCTTTACCGAAGCCGTTGCCGCGACGCGGCCCCGAGGATTTTCAGATGAGGAAGATGAGCGGTTAGCGCTCGAGATGCGCGCGTCGGACAAGGATCAGCGGGAGCATCGGTTGGTGCAAAAGATGATTCTGGAAAAGCTCACTCCTCTTTGTCGTCATATCGAGCAAGTTACTACGGAGCAGGTCGTCAAACTTACTCACGTTCAGCATTTGGTGAGCGAATTCAGCGCCGAGCTTCGCAAAGAGGTAACGGACGGGCACCTCATCCTGGCGCTGCACCCCACCCCGGCGGTCGGCGGTTTACCCGGCAGGCAAGCCATTGATGCCATTGCGCAACTGGAGCCGTTCGATCGCGGCTGGTATGCTGCGCCCCTCGGCTGGATTTCCCGCCGCGAGGCCGAATTTGCCGTGGCGATCCGCTCCGCTCTGGTCTACGGCGACCGTCTCGAAGTCTATGCCGGTTCCGGAATTGTCGAGGGATCGGATCCTCAAAAAGAATGGGATGAAAAGCGCAACAAGACCAAGAATTTTATGCAGCTCTTTGGATTAGAATGA
- the ubiE gene encoding bifunctional demethylmenaquinone methyltransferase/2-methoxy-6-polyprenyl-1,4-benzoquinol methylase UbiE: MRQKRWSSRLFDRIARRYDLLNRVLSLRLDVSWRKTMLRLLPLGPTSIVIDLATGTGDVALELLIKSHQGFVLGVDPSRRMLAVAKAKAERRDLPLRLISGDALHLSIRDRSADAVTIAFGIRNFADVSEALREVYRILKPNGRLFILEFSMPQNRFIRVPYRFYLRHILPRIGAALSGDRKAYRYLNVTIEDFSRSENLLRRLRQAGFSDTSYRSLTFGITTLYMATKES; encoded by the coding sequence TTGCGGCAAAAACGTTGGTCCAGCCGACTTTTTGACCGCATCGCCCGACGTTATGACTTGCTCAACCGCGTTCTTTCATTAAGGCTGGATGTTTCCTGGCGCAAGACGATGCTCCGTCTGCTGCCTCTCGGCCCGACGTCGATTGTCATCGATTTGGCGACCGGCACAGGGGATGTGGCTTTGGAATTATTGATAAAGTCCCACCAAGGATTCGTGCTGGGGGTTGATCCGTCGCGTCGAATGCTGGCAGTCGCCAAAGCCAAGGCTGAGCGCCGCGATCTGCCGCTTCGACTTATCTCCGGCGATGCATTGCACCTTTCCATCCGAGACCGCTCGGCTGATGCCGTGACCATCGCCTTCGGCATCCGTAACTTTGCCGACGTCTCTGAAGCGCTACGCGAAGTGTACCGCATCCTCAAACCGAACGGCCGGCTGTTCATCCTGGAATTCTCGATGCCGCAAAATCGTTTTATCCGCGTTCCGTACCGGTTCTATCTGCGGCACATCTTGCCGAGAATCGGCGCCGCGCTTTCAGGAGACCGCAAAGCATACCGGTACCTCAACGTGACCATCGAGGATTTTAGTCGCAGCGAAAACTTGCTCCGGCGCCTTCGACAGGCCGGTTTTTCCGATACATCGTACCGATCACTCACATTCGGCATTACAACATTGTACATGGCGACGAAAGAAAGTTGA